The following proteins are co-located in the Acidimicrobiia bacterium genome:
- a CDS encoding glycosyltransferase family 4 protein: MRVLYVVQRYGEDIAGGAEQHTRSFAERLVQRGHDVEVLTTSAKSYVDWANELEPGFSWCNGVAVRRVPVREPRSAVLFGELNARMVTTRRARPLALQREWMRMQGPDSPRLAQLLRRRAADHDVVVFITYLYWTAWAGLRVGAGRVPTVLHPTAHDEPPLRMSIFDEVLRLPDALAYLTPEEAEVVRDRFPSVPRGEVVGIGIEPAGAADPARFRRRFELGDDPYLLYVGRVDPAKGAAELTAFFDAYKRRNPGSLRLVLLGETIVDLGGPRDVVVTGFVDEQTRNDALAGALALAQPSYFESFSLVLCESFAHGRPALVQGRSAVLAGHAHRSHAAIPYSGFAEFEAAVDVLIARPELADEMGEAGRRYVAREYGWETVLDRYEALLTDVVARRQASSTMTPAGQLR, encoded by the coding sequence ATGCGCGTCCTCTACGTCGTGCAGCGCTACGGCGAGGACATCGCGGGCGGCGCCGAGCAGCACACGCGCTCGTTCGCGGAACGACTCGTGCAGCGGGGTCACGACGTCGAGGTGCTCACCACGAGCGCGAAGTCGTACGTCGACTGGGCGAACGAGCTCGAGCCGGGCTTCTCGTGGTGCAACGGGGTCGCGGTACGCCGCGTGCCGGTGCGCGAGCCGCGCTCGGCGGTGCTCTTCGGCGAGCTCAACGCGCGCATGGTCACCACGCGGCGCGCCCGGCCGCTGGCATTGCAGCGCGAGTGGATGCGGATGCAGGGTCCCGACTCTCCACGCCTCGCGCAGCTGCTGCGCCGCCGCGCCGCCGACCACGACGTCGTCGTGTTCATCACGTACCTCTACTGGACCGCGTGGGCCGGTCTGCGCGTGGGCGCGGGACGCGTCCCGACCGTGCTGCACCCGACCGCGCACGACGAGCCGCCGCTGCGCATGTCGATCTTCGACGAGGTGCTCCGGCTGCCCGACGCGCTCGCCTACCTCACGCCCGAGGAAGCGGAAGTCGTGCGCGACCGCTTCCCGAGCGTGCCGCGGGGCGAAGTCGTCGGCATCGGGATCGAGCCCGCGGGTGCCGCGGATCCCGCGCGCTTCCGTCGCCGCTTCGAGCTCGGCGACGATCCGTATCTGCTCTACGTCGGCCGCGTCGACCCCGCGAAGGGCGCGGCCGAGCTCACGGCGTTCTTCGACGCGTACAAGCGTCGGAATCCGGGGTCGTTGCGGCTCGTGCTCCTCGGCGAGACGATCGTCGACCTCGGCGGCCCGCGCGATGTCGTCGTGACCGGCTTCGTCGACGAGCAGACGCGCAACGACGCGCTCGCCGGCGCGCTCGCGCTCGCGCAGCCGTCGTACTTCGAGAGCTTCTCGCTGGTGTTGTGCGAGTCGTTCGCGCACGGCCGTCCCGCGCTCGTGCAGGGCCGGAGCGCGGTGCTTGCGGGCCACGCACACCGCAGCCACGCCGCGATCCCGTACTCCGGCTTCGCGGAGTTCGAGGCCGCGGTCGACGTCTTGATCGCGCGGCCGGAGCTCGCGGACGAGATGGGTGAGGCCGGCCGTCGCTACGTCGCGCGCGAGTACGGATGGGAGACCGTGCTCGATCGCTACGAAGCGCTCCTGACCGACGTGGTCGCGCGCCGTCAGGCGTCGTCGACGATGACGCCGGCGGGCCAGCTGCGGTAG
- a CDS encoding class I SAM-dependent methyltransferase, translating into MGSPPTPAERGRHLAGRALRSSPPPVQRLLRRAAGALDTAAPASTTARVDPDAVWRSPEVPLPDGVTLAELAAMFRTWSVNGEPPGHLDAYVDDSLWRFLHTWALVRAETGPALELGANPYFTTELLASYTDLDLTLANYYGTSGETVETVSYFPIGATERVEKKHTSMLFNVEEERFPFADDSFAVVLFCEIIEHLLMNPLATLREIHRVLRPGGLLVVTTPNVARIDNVMAMVHGTNIYDPYSGFGPYGRHNREYTRHELHRILEFAGYRVEASHTADGHPYDPNRWPRRAEAAPLVQWRSPDLGHYLFARARATGTPRDGLPASLYRSWPAGVIVDDA; encoded by the coding sequence ATGGGATCGCCACCGACACCGGCCGAGCGCGGCCGCCACCTCGCGGGCCGCGCGCTGCGGTCGAGCCCACCGCCCGTCCAACGTCTGCTCCGCCGGGCCGCGGGGGCGCTCGACACCGCGGCACCGGCATCCACGACGGCGCGGGTCGATCCCGACGCGGTCTGGCGGTCGCCCGAAGTACCCCTTCCCGACGGCGTCACGCTCGCCGAGCTCGCCGCGATGTTCCGCACCTGGTCCGTGAACGGTGAGCCGCCCGGACATCTCGACGCCTACGTCGACGACTCACTCTGGCGTTTCCTCCACACGTGGGCGCTCGTGCGCGCCGAGACGGGGCCCGCGCTCGAGCTCGGCGCGAACCCGTACTTCACGACCGAGCTGCTCGCGTCGTACACCGACCTCGACCTCACGCTCGCGAACTACTACGGCACCTCCGGCGAGACGGTCGAGACCGTGTCCTATTTCCCGATCGGTGCGACGGAGCGTGTGGAGAAGAAGCACACGAGCATGCTCTTCAACGTGGAAGAGGAGCGCTTCCCGTTCGCCGACGACTCGTTCGCGGTCGTCCTGTTCTGCGAGATCATCGAGCACCTGCTCATGAACCCGCTCGCGACGCTGCGCGAGATCCACCGCGTGCTGCGACCGGGCGGGCTGCTCGTCGTCACGACACCGAACGTCGCGCGCATCGACAACGTGATGGCGATGGTGCACGGCACCAACATCTACGACCCGTACTCGGGCTTCGGACCGTACGGGCGCCACAACCGCGAGTACACGCGCCACGAGCTCCATCGCATCCTCGAGTTCGCGGGATACCGCGTGGAGGCGTCGCACACCGCCGACGGCCATCCGTACGACCCGAACCGGTGGCCGCGCCGCGCCGAAGCGGCCCCCCTCGTCCAGTGGCGGAGCCCCGACCTCGGTCACTACTTGTTCGCACGCGCCCGCGCGACCGGCACGCCGCGCGACGGGCTGCCGGCCTCCCTCTACCGCAGCTGGCCCGCCGGCGTCATCGTCGACGACGCCTGA